The Anaerotignum propionicum DSM 1682 sequence GCTATAGCCCCATTCATTGTCATACCAGCTAACAAGCTTAACAAAATTATCATTCAGTGCAATACCCGCCTTTGCATCAAAAATAGATGTATGTGCATCGGTTAAAAAGTCGGAGGAAACAACATCGTCTTCCGTATAATCCATAATGCCCTTCATTTCGTTTTCACAAGCCTTTTTAATTGCAGCCTTAATTTCTTCATAGGTTGCAGGCTTCTCTAATCTGCAGGTTAAATCAACCACAGAAACATCAATTGTAGGAACACGGAAAGACATACCTGTTAATTTCCCATTCATCTCAGGAATAACCTTACCTACCGCTTTTGCTGCACCTGTAGAAGAAGGAATAATGTTTGCAGAAGCGGCACGTCCGCCTCTCCAGTCCTTTTTAGAAGGTCCATCTACAGTTTTTTGTGTTGCAGTTTGAGAATGAACAGTTGTCATTAAGCCCTCAATAATACCAAAGTTATCATTAATAACTTTCGTTAGAGGTGCCAAGCAGTTTGTTGTACAGGAAGCATTGGATACAATTTTCATATCTGTTGTATAGGTGTTATGATTTACACCCATAACAAACATTGGCGCATCTGCAGAGGGTGCAGAAATAACAACCTTCTTCGCCCCGCCGTTAAAGTGAGCTGCTGCCTTATCCATCGTTGTAAACAAACCGGTTGATTCCAAAACATATTCAGCGCCGGCTTCTTTCCAAGGAATTTCCTTAGGATCCATGCAGTTATAAACAATAATTTCCTTACCATTTACAATCAGCTTACCATCTTTTTCTTCCATTTTCGCATTATACCGACCGTGAGCTGTATCATACTTTAACATATAGATCATGTATTCCACATCGATAAATGGATCATTTACGGCAACAACATCAGCGTCCCCACGCTCCATCGCTGCACGAAATACCAGTCGACCAATACGGCCAAATCCGTTAATACCTACTTTTACCATATAAATTCCTCCTCGTTTTTAATAGACAATTGTAAATTTCGGCATAACAATTATCTATTAACATGATACCACATTTTTCTACTTTTAAAAAGAAAAAACGGCATTTTGCTTCTTAATTTTCTGTTATTTCATATTAACAGCATAGTTTTATTTTTCCCACGTGAGGAAAAACAATTCATCTTAGTACTCTTCGGAACAGAGCATATCAATAATGGATAAAGTCAAAAGTGCAGCTGAAACTGCCAAAGAAACCGCACTCATTACCAAACGGGCAACCTTCATTTAAACTACCTCCTTTCGGAAAAGCTTGCAAATTTTATGGAAATATTTTATCATGTTAGCCATAAGAAGTAAAATAAATTCATTAAATATTTCAAAGGATGTGCTCTTTTTATGATTTTTATCGGGGGAATCGCCCAAGGCCAAAAAGATTTGGGCTTTTTACAAACTCTAATATGCAAAAAATGCGGGCGCTACGGCAGTGTTTCTGTTTTTATGATTTACACATATTTTAGTTTTTTCTTTATTCCTTTGTTCAAATGGGGAAAAAAATATTATGCCGTTTCAAGCTGCTGTCAAACGACTTTCTCCATTCCCCATGAAATTGGAAAATCCATTGAGCGAGGAGAAAACGTAACTTTAAGGGAAGATGATTTAGAAATAGTGGGTATGGAGCAAAACTACAACACATATTGCCCTGACTGCGGCTTTTTACTATCACCTGAATATACCTATTGTCCCAAATGCGGTAAAAAATTATAACTAAAATTTAAAAAAAATGAGCTCATGACAGCATAATATGCTTTCCATGAGCTCTTGTTCATATTTACGTGACAAATACTGCCCCCATATCCTTAACTGAGTTTATATTATAGATTCATAAAATTCATATACCTTTCTATTGTATTACATTAAAAACACAAGAAATAAAAGGAATTTCACTCTTTATTTCATCGGTCATCTTCATAAAATAACATTTGATTTTCACTCAATTTTAATTGTATGCGTCTTCCTCCAAAGAAACCCATTCCTTTTTTCCATTCCTCTGATAGATATCGTTCTGCTGCTATATTATTCACTGGACAGTCGCTTCCTCATACGCTCCAAAACTTTTTTTTCAATGCGTGAAACCTGAACCTGCGAAATACCCATGCGCTTTGCGACCTCCGTTTGTGTGCGGTCTTCAAAGTAGCGAAGAACAATAATTTGTCTCTCCTTTGCCTCAAGGCTATCCAACGCCTCCATGAGGCAAATTCGATTAATTACCTGCTCCCCATCCTCCTTAGCCGCCAGCTTGTCCTGCACCTGCAAATCTTCCTCATGGGCAATGGGCGCATTCAGACTCTCCACCTCTTTTTTTGCTTCCAAGGCGGGAATGAGCTGCTCAACCTCAACCTCCAGTGCGGCTGCCAGTTCCTGCAAGGTTACCTCTCTGTTGGTCTCCTGCTGAAGCTTCTCTTGCATTCTTTTTGCCTTTGCAGCAAGTTCCTTTAAGCTTCGGCTTATTTTGATTGCTCCATCATCCCTTAGAAACCTGCGAATTTCGCCAATAATCATAGGAACGGCATAGGTTGAAAATTTCACTTCATAGGAAAAATCAAATTTTTCAATGCATTTTAGCAGTCCAATTGATCCGATTTGATAAAGATCCTCCAATTCTACGCCTCTACCCTGAAAACGCCTGGCAACACTCCATACCAAGCCGGCATTCTCTTGTAATAGTGTCTCCTTCGCCTGCCGATCTCCTTCTTTTGCCTGCCGAATGAGTTCCTGTGTCCTATCCATGGCATCCCCTCATTCCGTAGTCAATGTTTTCTCCATAAAAATTCTAGTACCCTCTCCTTGTTTGCTTTCTACTCTGATTCCTTCCATAAAGGTTTCCATAATGGTAAATCCCATACCCGAACGCTCCAACTCAGGTTTGGAGGTAAATAAGGGTTCTCTTGCCTGATTGATATCGGCAATCCCCATTCCTTGATCCGCAACCTCTATGTAAATCTTTCCTTGGCTGTAACCACAAAACAACTCAACCTCACCGGTTTTATTCTCATACCCATGAATAATGGCATTTGTAACCGCCTCGGATACTGCCGTTTTTACATCAGTTATTTCTGATAACGTGGGGTCATATTGAGATAAAAATGCCGCCGTCATAATTCTTGCTAAGCCTTCATTTTGAGATTTTGCGGCGAAAAACACGCGAAAAGCATTTTCATATTCCATTAATTCTTCCCTCCTTCCACATATTCCAAAGCCAAATCTATATTGGGGAATGATGGAATAAGGGATTGCATCGCTGATAGACGAAAAATCTGCTCAACTCTTTCATTCGCTTCCGCAACTGCAATTCTGCCTCCCAGCCTTTGGATATTTTTATACCGTCCAATGATTGCGCCAATCCCGGAGCTGTCCATAAAAGAAACGCCTCCCATGCGGAAAATAATATTTTTCCCTCCCATCTTTTCAAAAGCACGATCCGTTTCCCCTCGCAAAACCTCACAAGTATGATGGTCAATCTCTCCGTCTATTTTGATAATCAGTGTTCTGTTCCGTTTTAAAAATTTTAGCTCCATGAAATTCCTCCTTCCTTAATAACTATACATGATTTTTTGACCTCTGCTCTCAAAATCCATCATCAAATTCTCCCTTGTCACGACATGTCCTCGAAAAAAAGGACATAAAAACTTTTTTTCAGACACGCACGCAACACAAAATTGCAACATACAATAAATCTATACCATGGTTTCAGAGCATTTTCAATCTTTCGGGGGTGAGTGTATGTTCGCTTTTTTTGCTGTTTTGCCATTTTTATTTGCCTTTTCCTCTTCCGGCGCATTTCCAAAACCACTA is a genomic window containing:
- the gap gene encoding type I glyceraldehyde-3-phosphate dehydrogenase; the protein is MVKVGINGFGRIGRLVFRAAMERGDADVVAVNDPFIDVEYMIYMLKYDTAHGRYNAKMEEKDGKLIVNGKEIIVYNCMDPKEIPWKEAGAEYVLESTGLFTTMDKAAAHFNGGAKKVVISAPSADAPMFVMGVNHNTYTTDMKIVSNASCTTNCLAPLTKVINDNFGIIEGLMTTVHSQTATQKTVDGPSKKDWRGGRAASANIIPSSTGAAKAVGKVIPEMNGKLTGMSFRVPTIDVSVVDLTCRLEKPATYEEIKAAIKKACENEMKGIMDYTEDDVVSSDFLTDAHTSIFDAKAGIALNDNFVKLVSWYDNEWGYSNKALDLIIHMNSVDNA
- a CDS encoding zinc ribbon domain-containing protein translates to MIFIGGIAQGQKDLGFLQTLICKKCGRYGSVSVFMIYTYFSFFFIPLFKWGKKYYAVSSCCQTTFSIPHEIGKSIERGENVTLREDDLEIVGMEQNYNTYCPDCGFLLSPEYTYCPKCGKKL
- a CDS encoding SigB/SigF/SigG family RNA polymerase sigma factor produces the protein MDRTQELIRQAKEGDRQAKETLLQENAGLVWSVARRFQGRGVELEDLYQIGSIGLLKCIEKFDFSYEVKFSTYAVPMIIGEIRRFLRDDGAIKISRSLKELAAKAKRMQEKLQQETNREVTLQELAAALEVEVEQLIPALEAKKEVESLNAPIAHEEDLQVQDKLAAKEDGEQVINRICLMEALDSLEAKERQIIVLRYFEDRTQTEVAKRMGISQVQVSRIEKKVLERMRKRLSSE
- the spoIIAB gene encoding anti-sigma F factor, whose amino-acid sequence is MEYENAFRVFFAAKSQNEGLARIMTAAFLSQYDPTLSEITDVKTAVSEAVTNAIIHGYENKTGEVELFCGYSQGKIYIEVADQGMGIADINQAREPLFTSKPELERSGMGFTIMETFMEGIRVESKQGEGTRIFMEKTLTTE
- a CDS encoding STAS domain-containing protein, translating into MELKFLKRNRTLIIKIDGEIDHHTCEVLRGETDRAFEKMGGKNIIFRMGGVSFMDSSGIGAIIGRYKNIQRLGGRIAVAEANERVEQIFRLSAMQSLIPSFPNIDLALEYVEGGKN